From one Pseudomonas fluorescens genomic stretch:
- the fdxH gene encoding formate dehydrogenase subunit beta translates to MASQDIVARSATTTSPSSIRQLEEVAKLIDTTKCIGCKACQVACSEWNELRDEVGHNHGTYDNPQDLSAETWTLMRFTEHETSEGNLEWLIRKDGCMHCAEPGCLKACPSPGAIIKHANGIVDFNQDHCIGCGYCITGCPFNIPRISQKDHKAYKCTLCSDRVSVGLEPACVKTCPTGAIVFGSKQDMKEHAAERIVDLKSRGFDNAGLYDPDGVGGTHVMYVLHHADTPRLYAGLPDQPIISPLVGLWKGVTKPLALLAMGAAVLAGFFHYVRVGPQRVEEDEHPSPPDTSVQVVDPAVHVYDPNRPAGQGEERP, encoded by the coding sequence ATGGCTAGCCAAGACATCGTCGCCCGTTCGGCCACCACCACGTCGCCCTCGTCGATACGCCAGTTGGAGGAGGTGGCCAAGCTGATCGACACCACCAAGTGCATTGGTTGCAAGGCCTGCCAGGTCGCCTGCTCGGAATGGAACGAGCTGCGTGACGAGGTCGGTCACAACCATGGCACCTACGACAACCCGCAGGACCTGAGCGCCGAAACCTGGACGCTGATGCGCTTCACCGAGCATGAGACCAGCGAAGGCAATCTGGAGTGGCTGATCCGCAAGGACGGCTGCATGCACTGCGCCGAGCCAGGTTGCCTGAAAGCCTGCCCGAGCCCGGGGGCGATCATCAAGCACGCCAACGGCATCGTCGACTTCAACCAGGACCACTGTATCGGCTGCGGTTACTGCATCACCGGTTGCCCGTTCAACATCCCGCGGATCTCGCAGAAGGACCACAAGGCCTACAAGTGCACCTTGTGCTCCGACCGTGTTTCGGTGGGGCTGGAGCCGGCCTGCGTAAAAACCTGCCCGACCGGCGCCATCGTCTTCGGCAGCAAGCAGGACATGAAGGAGCATGCCGCCGAGCGCATCGTCGACCTCAAGTCGCGCGGTTTCGACAACGCCGGCCTGTATGACCCCGACGGTGTCGGCGGCACCCACGTGATGTACGTGCTGCACCACGCCGATACGCCGCGCTTGTATGCGGGCCTGCCGGACCAGCCGATCATCAGCCCGCTGGTGGGCCTGTGGAAGGGCGTGACCAAGCCGCTGGCGTTGCTGGCCATGGGCGCGGCAGTGCTGGCCGGGTTCTTCCACTATGTGCGCGTCGGCCCGCAACGGGTCGAAGAGGATGAACACCCGAGCCCGCCGGATACCAGCGTGCAGGTGGTCGACCCTGCGGTGCATGTCTATGACCCGAACCGGCCAGCAGGGCAAGGGGAGGAACGACCATGA